CGATCCGGCGTTTGCTGGCAGGTGCGCCATTCTTATCGATTTGCCAGGCTACGGTTACAGTGAACGTCCGGCGAGCTTCTCTTATCGCACCAGCGATCAGGCGCAAGTGGTGATTGAACTGCTGGATCATCTTGGGCTCGATGCCTTCTGGTTATACGGCCACAGTATGGGCGGCAGTATCGCGATTGAAGTCGCTTCGCGTATCCCGCAGCGTGTCAATGCGCTGGCGGTATCTGAACCTAATTTCCACGCCGGTGGCGGGGCGTTTAGCCGCATTATCGCGGCCCTGGATGAGGCCGATTTTGTCACCTGCGGCTACGCGGCAATGCTGGCGCAGGAAAAAACCGCCTGGGCCGGAAGCCTGCAAAGCAGCGCGTCCTGGGCGGTGTGGCGCGGCGCGAAAAGCCTGGTTGATGGTATAGAGCCGTCGTGGATGTCGTTATTTGCCCGGTTTCCG
This genomic interval from Kosakonia sacchari SP1 contains the following:
- a CDS encoding alpha/beta fold hydrolase, which translates into the protein MDSLYSLHAQGQVRWHALPGKGDPVVFIHGLGCASSYEYPRIVADPAFAGRCAILIDLPGYGYSERPASFSYRTSDQAQVVIELLDHLGLDAFWLYGHSMGGSIAIEVASRIPQRVNALAVSEPNFHAGGGAFSRIIAALDEADFVTCGYAAMLAQEKTAWAGSLQSSASWAVWRGAKSLVDGIEPSWMSLFARFPRPKTLIFGELSLPDNDADSVLRQGIELRIIPRAGHSMSDEQPALLAQTLAAFIAEHE